From a single Nicotiana tabacum cultivar K326 chromosome 8, ASM71507v2, whole genome shotgun sequence genomic region:
- the LOC107824892 gene encoding protein argonaute 5 → MSERGRGRRGGGGRGGGGRTPSSSFGGRGAGGPSSSGGRGRGTFSSGGLPSFNAPPASQPQRPAITVSSVSREVEQKLSLQPSSSQRPVVAQPVQQSAPATGVKPLQPPPPSSKSIQVPNRPGYGTVGRKCLIRANHFLVHVADRDLHHYDVTISPEVLSKKVCREIMSQLVNDYKQSHMGGRNLAYDGGKSVYTAGPLPFSSKDFVIKLDGNSGGAKREREFKVSIKFAAKADLHHLKQFLQCTQSDAPQETIQALDVVLRASPSAKYEVVGRSFFHKTLGDYGLLTDGLEYWKGYYQSLRPTQMGLSLNIDMSARAFYESIYVYEYVARYLNLRDLNRLISDRDRIKVKRVLKGVKVEVSHHGIRRYRISGLSAQPVKEIMFSVDGTGMKTSVVDYFRQKYNIVLRFPMLPAIQAGSDAKPVYLPMEICQIVPGQRYTKMLNGRQVTEMLKATCQRPADREKSIEKIVSSNNYVADEMVKEFGIEVRSELTTIDARVLQPPMLKYHESGQESRVDPRIGQWNMINKKMVNGGKVDTWTCVSFSRVDPSPFCKALIEMCCSKGMVFNPQPLVPIRSAHAGQIEKTLVDIHTASTQKLATMEHQLKHLQLLIVILPEVSGYYGRIKRVCETDLGIVSQCCQPKNLSRPNKQYLENLALKINVKVGGRNSVLEQAVHRRIPFLTDIPTIVFGADVTHPQPGEDSSPSIAAVVASMDWPEVSQYRCLVSAQPHRKEIIEDLYQKHVDAKKGIVHGGMIRELLIAFRRSTGIKPGRIIFYRDGVSEGQFNQVLLEEMDAIRKACTSLEEGYLPRVTFVVVQKRHHTRLFPVNHNDRNMTDKSGNILPGTVVDTKICHPMEFDFYLCSHAGIKGTSRPTHYHVLFDENGFTADAIQNLTNFLCYTYARCTRSVSIVPPAYYAHLAAFRARYYLEGDMSDTGSTSGGGRATREQSAGVKPLPKIKDNVRDVMFYC, encoded by the exons ATGTCGGAACGTGGACGCGGACGTCGAGGCGGTGGTGGTAGAGGTGGTGGCGGTCGAACACCGTCTTCTTCATTCGGTGGTCGGGGCGCCGGAGGGCCGTCTTCTTCCGGTGGTCGTGGTCGTGGAACATTTAGTAGTGGAGGTTTGCCGTCTTTCAATGCTCCACCGGCGTCTCAACCTCAACGACCGGCGATCACGGTTTCATCGGTGTCTCGCGAGGTAGAGCAGAAGCTTTCGCTTCAGCCTTCATCATCACAACGTCCTGTTGTGGCCCAGCCTGTGCAACAATCGGCACCGGCGACTGGTGTAAAACCGCTACAGCCGCCGCCGCCGTCCTCGAAAAGCATTCAGGTTCCTAATAGACCGGGATACGGAACTGTTGGACGGAAGTGCCTTATAAGAGCAAATCATTTTCTCGTTCATGTTGCTGATCGGGATCTGCATCACTATGAT GTTACAATCTCTCCAGAGGTTCTGTCAAAGAAAGTATGCAGAGAGATTATGAGCCAGCTAGTTAATGACTATAAACAGTCACACATGGGTGGTCGGAATTTAGCATATGATGGCGGGAAGAGTGTTTACACTGCTGGGCCTCTCCCATTCTCCTCCAAGGACTTCGTTATCAAGCTAGATGGCAATAGTGGTGGAGCAAA GAGGGAAAGAGAGTTTAAGGTCTCTATCAAGTTTGCTGCCAAAGCTGATCTTCACCACTTGAAACAGTTCTTGCAATGTACGCAATCAGATGCCCCGCAAGAAACTATACAAGCTTTGGATGTGGTGCTTCGAGCATCACCATCAGCCAA ATATGAAGTAGTGGGAAGGTCCTTTTTCCATAAGACATTGGGAGATTATGGTTTGCTTACTGATGGTTTGGAATACTGGAAAGGGTATTATCAAAGTCTTCGGCCAACCCAGATGGGCCTCTCTCTAAATATTG ATATGTCAGCCAGAGCATTCTATGAGTCTATTTATGTGTACGAGTATGTTGCGAGGTACTTGAATCTCAGGGATCTTAATAGGTTGATATCTGATCGCGACCGTATCAAG GTCAAAAGGGTTCTGAAAGGTGTTAAAGTTGAGGTGAGTCATCACGGCATCAGACGCTACAGGATCTCCGGGTTGTCCGCTCAACCAGTGAAGGAAATAAT GTTTTCCGTTGACGGCACTGGAATGAAGACATCAGTTGTTGACTACTTCCGGCAGAAGTACAACATTGTACTTAGGTTTCCAATGTTGCCTGCGATTCAGGCGGGCAGCGATGCAAAGCCCGTGTATCTGCCTATGGAG ATTTGCCAAATCGTTCCAGGCCAAAGATACACAAAAATGTTGAATGGAAGGCAGGTCACAGAGATGCTAAAGGCAACTTGTCAGAGACCTGCTGATAGAGAGAAAAGCATTGAAAAG ATTGTGAGTTCTAACAACTATGTTGCTGACGAAATGGTGAAAGAATTTGGTATTGAAGTTCGAAGTGAACTCACCACCATTGATGCACGGGTTCTTCAGCCTCCAATG CTAAAGTATCATGAATCTGGTCAAGAATCACGAGTGGATCCTAGGATTGGTCAATGGAACATGATAAATAAG AAAATGGTCAATGGTGGCAAGGTAGACACTTGGACTTGTGTCAGCTTCTCACGGGTTGATCCATCACCGTTCTGCAAGGCACTGATTGAAATGTGCTGTAGTAAAGGGATG GTGTTCAATCCTCAGCCTTTGGTGCCCATTCGCTCAGCTCATGCTGGGCAGATTGAGAAGACTCTGGTTGATATCCATACAGCGTCTACTCAAAAGCTAGCAACTATGGAGCATCAATTGAAACATCTTCAGCTGTTAATTGTTATTCTTCCGGAAGTTTCTGGATATTATG GGAGGATTAAGCGAGTATGTGAAAcagatttgggaattgtgtcccAATGCTGTCAGCCTAAGAATTTATCTAGACCCAACAAACAGTATCTTGAAAACCTTGCTCTAAAGATAAATGTCAAG GTGGGTGGAAGAAACTCTGTCCTGGAGCAGGCAGTTCATAGAAGAATACCTTTCCTCACTGATATCCCCACAATTGTCTTTGGTGCTGATGTGACACATCCACAACCAGGAGAAGATTCTAGTCCATCTATAGCTGCT GTAGTCGCTTCAATGGATTGGCCTGAAGTGAGTCAATATAGGTGTCTTGTTTCTGCACAACCCCACAGGAAAGAGATCATTGAGGACTTGTATCAAAAGCACGTAGATGCTAAAAAAGGGATTGTTCATGGCGGAATGATAAG GGAGTTACTGATTGCGTTTCGAAGATCTACAGGGATTAAGCCTGGTAGAATTATCTTTTATAG AGATGGAGTGAGCGAAGGTCAATTCAATCAGGTTTTATTGGAAGAAATGGACGCAATCCGCAAG GCATGCACATCCTTGGAAGAAGGTTATCTGCCACGAGTTACCTTTGTGGTAGTGCAGAAGAGACACCATACACGTCTGTTCCCTGTTAATCATAACGATCGTAATATGACGGACAAGAGTGGAAACATTCTGCCAG GTACTGTTGTTGATACCAAGATTTGCCACCCTATGGAGTTTGATTTTTACTTGTGTAGCCATGCCGGGATCAAG GGTACTAGTCGTCCCACGCATTACCATGTCCTGTTTGATGAGAACGGATTCACTGCAGATGCCATACAGAATTTAACAAACTTCTTGTGTTACAC CTATGCAAGGTGTACACGCTCGGTTTCCATAG TGCCACCTGCCTATTACGCCCATCTAGCTGCGTTTCGTGCACGCTACTACTTGGAGGGTGATATGTCGGATACTGGATCAACTAGTGGTGGTGGTAGAGCAACCAGGGAGCAGTCGGCAGGGGTCAAGCCGCTTCCTAAGATTAAGGACAATGTGAGGGATGTCATGTTTTATTGCTAA
- the LOC107824904 gene encoding vacuolar protein sorting-associated protein 41 homolog, producing the protein MRIKHKEADSIVMSQMPSENGIDGDDEREEEDSEEYSGEEEQEEEEEDEPRLKYQRMGGSVPSLLSTDAATCITVAERMIALGTHAGAVHILDFLGNQIKEFAAHTAAVNDLCFDTEGEYVGSCSDDGSVVINSLFTDERMKFDYHRPMKAIALDPDYARKSSRKFVTGGLAGHLYLNVKKWLGYRDQVLHSGEGPIHAVKWRSSLVAWANDTGVKVYDAANDQRITFIERPRGIPRPELLLPHIVWQDDTLLVIGWGTSVKIALIRTTQSKGVNGTYKHIPMSSRNQVDIVASFQTSYFISGIAPFGDSLVILAYIPGEEDGEKDFSSTIPSRQGNAQRPEVRVVTWNNDELATDALPVNGFEHYKAKDYSLAHAPFSGSSYAGGQWAAGDEPLYYIVSPKDVVIAKPRDAEDHINWLLQHGWHEKALEAVEANQGQSELLDEVGSRYLDHLIVERKYAEAASLCPKLLRGSASGWERWVFHFAHLRQLPVLVPYIPTENPRLRDTAYEVALVALATNPSFHKDLLSTVKSWPPRIYSTMPVISAIEPQIKTSSMTNPLKEALAELFVIDGQHDKAFALYADLMKPDLFDFIEKHNLHDAVREKVVQLMMIDCKRAVLLLIQQRDLIPPSEVVSQLIAAKDKCDCRYFLHLYLHSLFEANPHSGKDYHDMQVELYADYDPKMMLTFLRSSQHYTLEKAYEICVKKDLLKEQVFILGRMGNAKQALSVIINRLGDIEEAIEFVSVQQDDELWEELIKQSFHKPEMVGVLLEHTVGNLDPLYIVNMLPNGLEIPRLRDRLVKIVTDYRTETSLRHGCNDILKADCVNLLVKYYKEAKRAVCLSDEVDEASSHRAEKRASHLGERVMSMKSMEVKSKTRGGGRCCICFDPFSIQNVSIIAFFCCHAYHTTCLMESTISIGGKKEAGAAAQGTVSYDEYDDGVHDDDEDEDEDASGAPQMRCILCTTAAG; encoded by the exons atgaggaTTAAGCACAAAGAAGCGGACAG TATCGTGATGTCTCAAATGCCATCGGAGAATGGAATCGACGGCGACGatgagagagaagaagaagattcTGAAGAATATTCtggagaagaagaacaagaagaagaagaggaggatgagCCGAGGTTGAAGTATCAGAGAATGGGCGGTAGTGTGCCGTCGCTATTATCAACTGATGCTGCCACGTGTATTACCGTCGCCGAACGAATGATCGCCCTTGGTACACACGCTGGAGCTGTTCACATTCTAGATTTCCTCGGTAATCAG ATTAAGGAGTTTGCTGCTCACACTGCTGCTGTGAATGACCTTTGCTTTGACACAGAAGGGGAATACGTTGGTAGCTGCTCTGATGATGGCTCTGTTGTAATAAATAGTCTTTTTACTGATGAGAGAATGAAATTTGATTATCACCGACCAATGAAGGCCATTGCTCTAGACCCTGATTATGCAAGAAAATCTTCCAGAAAATTTGTTACTGGTGGTTTGGCAGGTCATTTGTATTTAAATGTTAAGAAGTGGCTAGGCTATCGTGACCAG GTTTTGCACTCTGGTGAAGGTCCAATTCATGCGGTGAAGTGGAGAAGTAGCCTCGTCGCCTGGGCAAACGATACAGGAGTTAAAGTCTATGATGCTGCCAATGATCAGCGTATAACATTTATTGAAAGACCTCGCGGGATTCCTCGACCTGAACTGCTGCTCCCTCATATAGTTTGGCAG GACGACACTCTTTTGGTCATTGGTTGGGGAACTTCTGTGAAAATAGCATTGATAAGAACAACTCAAAGCAAAGGCGTGAACGGGACATACAAGCATATACCTATGTCTAGTCGGAATCAGGTGGATATAGTGGCATCTTTTCAAACCAGCTATTTCATTTCAGGAATTGCTCCTTTTGGTGATTCTTTGGTTATTCTAGCTTATATTCCGGGTGAAGAAGATGGAGAGAAGGACTTCAGCAGCACTATTCCCTCCAGACAG GGAAATGCTCAAAGACCAGAAGTGCGAGTTGTGACATGGAATAATGATGAGCTCGCGACGGACGCTCTTCCTGTTAATGGCTTTGAGCATTACAAGGCCAAAGACTATTCGCTGGCTCATGCTCCATTCTCTG GTAGCAGCTATGCAGGAGGTCAGTGGGCTGCTGGTGATGAACCCTTATACTATATTGTGTCCCCAAAGGATGTTGTTATTGCAAAACCAAG GGATGCAGAGGATCACATTAATTGGCTTCTCCAGCATGGATGGCATGAGAAAGCTTTAGAAGCTGTTGAAGCCAATCAGGGTCAGAGTGAACTACTTGATGAG GTCGGTTCCAGATACCTTGATCATTTGATTGTCGAAAGAAAATATGCTGAAGCGGCATCATTGTGTCCAAAGTTATTGCGAGGATCAGCTTCCGGATGGGAAAG ATGGGTTTTCCACTTTGCACATCTCCGGCAGCTTCCAGTTCTGGTTCCATATATCCCAACTGAAAACCCAAGATTACGTGATACGGCTTATGAG GTAGCTCTTGTTGCTTTGGCTACAAATCCATCTTTCCACAAGGATCTCTTATCAACTGTCAAATCTTGGCCACCTCGCATTTATTCTACAATGCCTGTTATCTCCGCTATTGAACCTCAGATTAAGACCTCATCTATGACGAATCCACTCAAAGAG GCTCTAGCAGAGTTATTTGTAATCGATGGACAACACGATAAAGCTTTTGCTCTTTATGCTGAT CTTATGAAACCGGATCTATTTGACTTCATCGAAAAGCATAATTTGCATGATGCTGTTCGTGAAAAG GTAGTCCAACTTATGATGATCGACTGCAAGCGTGCGGTACTGCTGTTAATCCAGCAACGTGACTTAATACCACCATCTGAAGTGGTATCACAGCTTATTGCTGCAAAGGATAAGTGTGATTGCCGATACTTTTTGCATCTCTATCTGCATTCACTATTTGAAGCAAATCCCCATTCTGGAAAGGATTACCATGACATGCAG GTTGAGCTGTATGCTGACTATGATCCTAAGATGATGCTTACCTTTCTAAGAAGCAGCCAGCATTATACATTGGAGAAG GCTTATGAAATCTGTGTGAAGAAAGATTTACTGAAAGAGCAAGTTTTCATCCTTGGGAGAATGGGGAATGCAAAGCAAGCCCTTTCTGTTATCATTAATAGGTTAGGAGATATCGAAGAG GCCATAGAATTCGTAAGCGTGCAACAAGATGATGAACTCTGGGAAGAACTGATAAAGCAAAGTTTTCATAAGCCTGAAATG GTTGGTGTACTGTTAGAGCATACTGTAGGAAATCTTGATCCCCTTTACATTGTCAATATGTTGCCAAATGGCCTGGAGATACCTCG TCTGAGGGATCGTCTGGTCAAGATTGTGACCGACTACAGAACAGAGACTTCTCTTAGACATGGGTGCAATGATATACTCAAG GCTGATTGCGTGAACTTGTTAGTTAAATATTACAAAGAAGCAAAGCGCGCTGTTTGCTTGAGTGATGAAGTAGATGAGGCATCTTCCCATAGGGCTGAGAAGAGGGCTTCACATCTGGGAGAGAGAGTAATGAGCATGAAATCCATGGAGGTTAAGTCTAAAACCAGGGGAGGTGGAAGGTGTTGCATATGTTTCGATCCATTTTCTATACAGAATGTATCAATCATTGCCTTCTTTTGTTGTCATGCCTATCATACAACTTGTCTGATGGAGTCCACCATTTCCATCGGTGGCAAAAAAGAGGCAGGAGCTGCTGCCCAGGGGACTGTCTCATATGATGAATATGATGATGGTGTTCACGATGATGATGAGGACGAGGACGAGGACGCCTCAGGTGCCCCGCAGATGCGTTGTATTTTATGTACTACAGCTGCAGGTTAA